The following proteins come from a genomic window of Ailuropoda melanoleuca isolate Jingjing chromosome 2, ASM200744v2, whole genome shotgun sequence:
- the GFI1 gene encoding LOW QUALITY PROTEIN: zinc finger protein Gfi-1 (The sequence of the model RefSeq protein was modified relative to this genomic sequence to represent the inferred CDS: inserted 2 bases in 1 codon), whose translation MPRSFLVKSKKAHSYHQPRSPGPDYSLRLENVLAPGGADSTSSTGGAKTELRGRLSPESQLTEAPERSSASPGSCEGSVCDRSSEFEDFWRPPSPSVSPASEKSACPSLDEAQPFPLPFKPYSWSGLAGSDLRHLVHSYPPCAALERGSGLGLFCERAPEPGHPAALYGPERXYGDFGPAAAGLYERPTAAAGGLYSERGHGLHADKGAGVKVESELLCTRLLLGGGSYKCIKCPQVFSTPHGLEVHVRRSHSGTRPFACEMCGKTFGHAVSLEQHKAVHSQERSFDCKICGKSFKRSSTLSTHLLIHSDTRPYPCQYCGKRFHQKSDMKKHTFIHTGEKPHKCQVCGKAFSQSSNLITHSRKHTGFKPFGCDLCGKGFQRKVDLRRHRETQHGLK comes from the exons ATGCCGCGTTCGTTCCTTGTCAAGAGCAAGAAGGCTCACAGTTACCACCAGCCGCGCTCCCCGGGGCCCGACTATTCCCTCCGCCTGGAGAATGTCCTAGCGCCAGGCGGAGCAG ACAGCACCTCGAGCACAGGCGGGGCTAAGACGGAGCTCCGGGGTCGTCTGTCCCCCGAGTCACAGTTGACCGAGGCCCCCGAGAGATCCTCCGCATCCCCGGGCAGCTGTGAGGGCAGCGTCTGCGACCGGAGCTCAGAGTTTGAGGACTTCTGGAGGCCTCCGTCGCCCTCTGTGTCTCCAG CCTCGGAGAAGTCCGCGTGCCCGTCGCTGGACGAAGcccagcccttccccctgcccttcaAACCTTACTCTTGGAGCGGCCTGGCGGGTTCTGACCTGCGGCACTTGGTGCACAGCTACCCGCCGTGCGCGGCCCTGGAGCGCGGCTCCGGCCTGGGCCTCTTCTGCGAGCGCGCCCCGGAGCCGGGCCACCCCGCGGCGCTCTACGGCCCTGAGCG CTACGGCGATTTCGGGCCCGCGGCGGCAGGGTTGTACGAGCGGCCGACGGCGGCGGCGGGAGGGCTGTACTCGGAGCGCGGCCATGGGCTGCACGCGGACAAAGGCGCTGGCGTCAAGGTGGAGTCGGAGCTGCTGTGCACCCGCCTGCTGCTGGGCGGCGGCTCCTACAAGTGCATCAAGTG TCCTCAGGTGTTCTCCACGCCGCACGGGCTCGAGGTGCACGTGCGCAGGTCCCACAGCGGCACGAGACCCTTTGCGTGCGAGATGTGCGGCAAGACCTTCGGGCACGCGGTGAGCCTGGAGCAGCATAAAGCCGTGCACTCGCAG GAACGAAGCTTCGACTGCAAGATCTGTGGCAAGAGCTTCAAGAGGTCATCTACTCTGTCCACACACTTGCTCATCCACTCAGACACCCGGCCCTACCCTTGTCAGTACTGTGGCAAGAGGTTCCACCAGAAGTCAGACATGAAGAAACACACCTTCATCCACACTG GTGAGAAGCCCCACAAGTGCCAGGTGTGTGGGAAGGCATTCAGCCAGAGCTCCAACCTCATCACCCACAGCCGCAAGCACACAGGCTTCAAACCCTTTGGCTGCGACCTGTGTGGGAAGGGCTTCCAGAGGAAGGTGGACCTCAGGCGGCACCGGGAGACCCAGCATGGGCTCAAATGA